The Priestia megaterium NBRC 15308 = ATCC 14581 region CAACGTAGCTACATCAATAATTTCAGGCTCTTTAGCAGCATTCTCAATAACGGTACGCCCTTTTGCTCTTACAGCAGCGAGCATAATATTGATTGTTGCTCCTACGCTAACAACGTCTAAATAAATTCGAGCACCAATCAGTTCCTCAGCTCGAATGTAAATGGCTCCTTGCTCATTTGTTACTTTAGCGCCAAGAGCTTCAAAGCCTTTAATGTGCTGATCGATTGGTCTAGGACCAAGGTAACAGCCTCCTGGAAGCCCAACTACCGCTTTTTTAAAGCGTCCCAACATCGCCCCCATTAAATAATAAGAAGCGCGTAATTTTTTTACTTTTCCGTTCGGTAAAGGCATTGCAACCATTCCGGATGGATCTACTGTTAATTCGTCGTTATCAATGGTTACTTTCCCACCAATTTCTTCAACTAAATCCCCTAATAACTGCACGTCTGAAATATCGGGCAGACCTTCAATTGTAACAGGTGACTCGGCTAAAATTGTTGCTGGAATAAGCGCAACGGCACTATTTTTAGCACCACTGACGCGGACGGATCCACTTAAGGTAAAGCCACCTTGTATTTTTAACTTTTCCATTTATAGCTCCCTTCTAGTGAAAGAAAGTTTCTCACCTAGTAATTGAGGAAAATTTTGGTACAAAGAATACCTAAAAGAATGGTTATTTTTCCTATTACCTACTAGTGTACACGAAAATGAAAAAATCATGTATAGTTTCGACAAGATAAAAGAAAAATATGGCATTCACCTGTCAGGATGGTAAACGCCACACAAATTTATACATGTTTAGACATTTCGTTTTTCCCAATCTGCCAAAAATTGGTCAATTCCTGCGTTTGTTAACGGATGTTTGAACAATTGCATTAAAACTTTGTAAGGAATTGTCGCAATATGTGCTCCATTTTTTGCAGCTTCTGTTACGTGCATCGGATGACGAATAGATGCTGCAATAATTTCTGATGGAATGTCATGAATCGCAAAAATATCTGCGATATCTGAGATTAAATCGAGACCATTAAAACCAATATCGTCTAATCTTCCTAAGAAAGGCGATACGTAAGTAGCACCTGCTCTTGCTGCCATTAACGCTTGGTTAGCTGAGAAAATAAGCGTAACGTTTGTCTTAATACCTAAACTAGTAAATTCTTTTACTGCTTTTAAGCCATCTGGAGTCATCGGTACCTTGATTGTGATATTCGGCGCAATCGCAGCAAGCTCTTTTCCTTCGCGAATCATGCCTTCTGCATCAAGCGCAATCACTTCTGCACTTACAGACCCTTCAACGAACTCTGTAATTTCACGAAGACGATCTTCAAACGTGATGTTCTCTTTAGCTACTAAACTAGGATTTGTTGTAACCCCCGCTAACAAACCCAATGAATGCGCTTCCTTAATTTCGTCTAAATTAGCCGTATCAATAAAAAACTTCATGAATGCCATCCCCCTGTGTTATGTATTCAGAATGATAAGAAAATTATAGTAAAAATAAAACCGCCTTACAATAAAAATAAGACGGTTTTATTTTTCAGAATCAACTAACTGCAAACAGGCAATCCGAAGATTTCAAATTATGCTTTGTTAGAAGAACCGAATTCACGCATTTTACCTTGAACCGTTTCTTTGATTGCTTCGCGAGCAGGTCCTAAGTATTTACGTGGATCATATTGTTCAGGTTGCGCAGCTAATACTTCACGAACAGCTTTAGCTGAAGCAATTTGGTTTTCAGTGTTTACGTTGATTTTAGCAGTACCTAAAGAAACTGATTTTTGGATATCTTTTGTTGGAATACCAGTTCCACCGTGTAAAACTAATGGTAAGCCTGTACGATCTCCGATTTCTTTCATTTCAGCAAAACCTAGGTTTGGTTCACCTTTGTATGGTCCGTGAACTGATCCTAATGCTGGAGCTAAGCAATCGATACCTGTACGGTTAACAAGTTCTTCACACTCGTTAGCATCTGCATAGATAACGCCTTCAGCAATAACGTCGTCTTCTTGTCCACCAACAGTTCCTAGTTCTGCTTCTACTGATACTCCGTGGAAGTGAGCTAGTTCAACTACTTTAGAAGTAATTGCAATGTTTTCTTCAAATGGATGGTGAGAAGCATCGATCATTACAGAAGTGAATCCAGCATGGATTGCTTTTGCACATGATTCAAAGCTTGAACCGTGGTCTAAGTGAATTGCAACTGGTACTTGAACGTCGTAATCTTCGATTAGAGCTTCAACCATTGCTACAACAGTTTTGAAACCGCCCATGTAGCGTGCTGCACCTTCAGATACACCAAGAATAACTGGAGAGTTTTCTTCTTTTGCTGCTTGAAGAATAGCTTGAGTAAACTCTAAGTTATTTAAGTTAAATTGACCTACTGCATAGCCTTGTTCTTTTGCTGTAATAAGCATTTCTTTCATTGATACTAAAGGCATATTGAAATCCTCCTTAAAATCAACCTTAGATTAGATGCTAACCAAAAGGCACACTCAAATAGTATGCTCTTGAATTGAGTGTTTCATGTAGAAACAACGCGCATCTTTACATAATAGATTGTCGAATTATGAATACAGTAATTAGGATACCAACTAACAATGAAAACAGCAACATTTTTAGGCTGATATTCAAAATTTGTTAGGATGAAAACCCTACCAAAACCTTAATTCGACTTTACTGGTATATATTCCCTAACAACTTTTCGGATTTCATCAATATCAAACGGTTTTGCAAAGTGTGTTAATGCTCCTAAATCTTTTGCTTCTTGAATCATATCCAATTCACCATAAGCGGTCATAATAATGACTTTAATTGCTTCATCGTGCTGCTTTAACCTTTTTAAAATTTCAATTCCATCCATTCCTGGAATTTTCATATCTAATAAGACAAGATCCGGTGCTTGCTCTTTTGTAATATCAATCGCCTGGAAGCCGTTCGCCGCTTGAAATGTCGTATAGCCTTCTTTTTGCAGCACTTCCGTTAATAAAATACGTATACCATACTGATCATCAACAATTAAAATTTTCTCTGCCAATATAATCCCACCTTTTATATTCCTCTTCTACAGACAAAACTAACATATGTATTTCGCCTTTAAAACAAAAATCCCTGCTTATTAGAGAAATTGTTACAAAACATAGCTTTTTTTGTCATCCATCCAACTTCATTGCACTTTACTTTCATTGTAGCTCATTTCAAGATAGAATACAGATAGCTTTTTTCGTTATACTGTGTAGATAGACGGCTTTAGCCGCTTAAATCGAAGGGAGATTCTATGCTTAAAATTTTCACAACTCAACTTTCAGGTTTTTTTAAACGAATTGAAGAACAAGAAGAATTCCAATTTGAAGATGCAGCGCGTATTTTAGCACAGGCCTCTGTCGGAGAAGGATTTATCTATATTTATGGTGTAGAAGAAATGCACGCCATTACGCTTGAAGCACTAAGCAGTGCAGAACCTTTAAGTCAGGCAAAAGCTTTGCCTTTACATGAATTAGATCAGCTGACTAGCGTTGATCGCGTACTGCTTGTCTCTCGATTTTCAACAGATAATAAAGCAATGGAAATAGCTGAACGTTTAAAGAAACGGGATATTCCATTTGTTAGCATTGCGGCTGTTCCTAAAGAGATAGCCGAACCTTCTTTAACAGCACTCGCAGATGCTCATATTGATACAAAATTGTTAAAGCCGCTTATTCCTGGAGAAGACGGCTCAAGATTTGGTTTTCCAGCAATGATGGTCGCTTTATACGCGTACTACGGTTTAACTTTCACACTAAAAGAAATCGTAGAAGAATATGAATAAAAAACACGCTGTCTAAAGACAGCGTGTTTTTTATTTCACTTATTTGTTTTGGCCTGACTCCATTGATGCGCGAATAAATTCTCTGAACAATGGTTGCGGTCTTGTTGGACGAGAAGTAAACTCTGGGTGGAATTGCGAAGCCAAGAACCATGGGTGGTCTTTTAGCTCTACAATTTCAATTAAACGGCCGTCTGGGCTTGTACCAGAGAAGATAAAGCCTTTCTCTTCCATTTGTTGACGGTATTCGTTATTAAATTCATAACGGTGACGATGACGCTCATATACCACTTCATCTTGATATGCTTCATATGCAAGCGTATCTTCAGACAATTTACAAGGGTATAGTCCTAAACGCAATGTACCGCCTAGGTCCTCTACGTCTTTTTGTTCTGGTAATAAGTCAATAATTGGATAATTTGTTCCAGGTGCAATTTCCGCTGAATGTGCGCCTTCTAAGCCTAATACATTACGCGCAAACTCAACTGATGCCAGCTGCATACCTAAGCAAATACCTAAGAATGGAACCTTTTGCTCACGTGCATATTGTGTTGCTACAATTTTACCTTCAATTCCACGATCACCAAATCCACCTGGAACTAAGATACCATCTACATCACCAAGTAAATCTTGAACATTTTCTTTTGTTACAAATTCAGAATTTACCCACTTGATGTTTACATCTGCATCGAATGCATATCCAGCATGTTTCATTGCTTCCACGACAGAAATATAAGCATCTTGAAGCTCTACATACTTACCAACCAATGCGATTTTTGTCGTATTTGAAAGTCCTTTTACTTTCTCAACCAATGCTTTCCACTCAGTCATTTCTGCTTCTTTGCAATCTAATTTCAAGTGATCGCATGTGATTTGATCTAAGTGCTGCTCTTGTAGAGATAGTGGAATTTCATATAATGTTTCAGCGTCTGCACACTCAATAACTGCTTTTGGATCAATGTCGCAGAATAAAGCTAGCTTATCTTTCATATCTTCAGAAATTGGCATTTCTGTACGAACAACGATTACGTTTGGCTGAATACCTAAGCTACGTAATTCTTTTACACTATGCTGTGTTGGTTTTGTTTTCATTTCACCAGCGGCTTTTAAATATGGCACAAGTGTACAGTGAATATACATAACGTTGTCACGGCCAATATCGCTTTTGATTTGACGAATAGCCTCTAGGAAAGGAAGTGATTCAATATCTCCTACCGTTCCGCCGATTTCAGTAATAACAACATCTGCGTTTGTTTCTTTGCCTGCACGGAAAACGCGCTCTTTAATTTCATTTGTGATGTGCGGAATAACCTGAACTGTTCCGCCTAAATAATCACCGCGACGCTCTTTTTTCAATACTGTTGAATATACTTTACCTGTTGTTACATTGCTGTAGCGATTTAAGTTGATATCGATAAAACGCTCATAGTGACCTAAGTCTAAGTCTGTTTCCGCGCCGTCATCTGTTACGAATACCTCACCGTGTTGGTATGGACTCATTGTTCCTGGGTCTACGTTAATGTATGGATCAAACTTTTGAATCGTTACGTTCAACCCACGGTTTTTTAATAAACGGCCTAAAGAAGCTGCTGTAATCCCTTTTCCTAGAGATGATACAACACCGCCTGTTACGAAAATATACTTTGTCATCTATACTTCCCCCTCTAAATAATTTGAACTGTACAATATTAAAAGTTTTCACATAAACAATCACAATTCATTCATTGTGCATGCGAAATTATAAGAAACCTTATGAATGTGAAACGTTCAAGAACCAAAAGAAAGTTTCTATCAAGGATTTATAAGAACATATCGGGGTGTAAAACATTGATACATAAAATAAAAAAATTGCTCCCAATACCAAAACTGGATTGGGAGCAATAGTCTATTTTAAATAAAAACTTTTTAAATGCTTGTTTAAAGAGCCCAAAAAAGATTCTACCTACTTCGCTTGAAAAAGTCAAGAAGGATTATTTTTCTTTTTCGTCCTCATAATCGTCTTCTTCATCTTCCTCATCATCGTCTAGATCATCTTCTAAATCGTCAAAATCGTCTTCTGCAAGATCATCTTCATCTTCTTCTAGCTCGTCGATGTCTTCAAAATCTTCTTCTTCGTCTAGATCGTCAACATCTTCATAATCTAAATCTTCTTCTAGATCATCAAAGTCTTCAACTTCTTCAACAACAGCTTTTTTCGCTTTTTTCTTTTTAGGTTTTGCAACCGGAATAACTTCTTCTTCAGCCTGGTCAAAAGGATACCATCCACGAAGACCCCAGTGGTTGTCCCCTACTGTTAAAAAGCGACCATCAATATTAATATCTGTATAAAACTGAGCTAATCTCGTTTTTAATTCTTGATCTGACATTTCCGCTGCTGCTTTAATTTCAGCAATAATTTCTTGGAATGACATTGCTTGACGATCTGTTTTTTCTTCTAGAAGCGCGTAAGCAATCTCAATCATCGACATTTCTTTTAAATCCGTTTTTGAGTACTGTGCTAAACTCAAATCTGGCACATCCTTTCTATGGCTATGTATATCGAAAATCTATTAAATCAATTCATCATATGTGTAAATGATGGAAACGAATAAATACATACCATTCATTATAAACAAATTCAATACATTTATGCTAGCCTCGTTTCTAAAATTCTCGAGAATTTCGCATAAAACAACGAAAAAATAGACATTTTATTACTATAATACATTCTACTTGATATACCAACAGCATCCTTTGACCAAAAGGAATTCACCATCAGTTGTTCTGAGTCCGTTAGGGTTAAGTCTATAAAAGCCGCGATGACCAAAAATGGTCATCGCGGCTTTTAATATATCACTATATACTAACGATACATTATTACATATTTCGACGATATTGCCCACCGCATTCATATAAAGCTCGCGTAATTTCTCCTAAGCTGGCTACTTTAACGGTCTCCATTAACTCTTTGAAAATGTTCTCTCCTTCTGTTGCAGCTTTCTTTAACCTTTTCAGCGCATCTTCTCTTTTTTCTTTATGCTGCTGTTGAAACTTCTGAAGCTGATTAATTTGATGATTTTTTTCTTCTTTTGATGCGCGGGCTAACTGCATGTCATCAACTGAGGAATTTTCCTCTTCATTTGGATTAATATACGTATTTACTCCTATAATAGGTAAATCTCCCGTATGTTTTTGCATCTCATATTCCATCGATTCATCTTGAATCTTACCTCGCTGATACTGCATTTCCATCGCACCTAAAACGCCGCCTCGATCATTTAAGCGTTGGAACTCAGCCAATACCGCTTCTTCTACCAAGTCTGTTAGTTCATCAATAATAAAAGAGCCCTGTAGTGGATTTTCATTTTTAGTTAATCCATGCTCTTTTGTAATGATTAATTGAATGGCCATCGCTCTTCGTACAGATTCCTCTGTCGGCGTTGTAATTGCTTCATCATACGCATTGGTATGAAGAGAGTTGCAGTTGTCATGAAGGGCCATTAAGGCTTGTAGCGTCGTACGTATATCATTAAAGTTAATTTCCTGTGCATGAAGCGATCGGCCGGATGTTTGAATATGATACTTAAGCTTTTGACTGCGTTCATTCGCGCCGTATTTATCACGCATCACAATTGCCCAGATTCTTCTCGCTACACGTCCAATAACTGTGTATTCAGGATCAAGTCCATTACTAAAGAAAAACGATAAATTAGGAGCAAAATCATCAATGTGCATGCCTCGACTCAAGTAATATTCCACGTACGTAAAGCCGTTGGCCAATGTAAACGCGAGCTGAGAAATCGGGTTAGCCCCTGCTTCAGCTATATGATAGCCTGAAATAGAAACAGAATAATAGTTGCGCACTTTCTCGTCAATAAAGTACTGCTGAATATCTCCCATCATTTTCAATGCAAATTCCGTGGAAAAAATACACGTATTTTGCCCTTGATCTTCTTTTAAAATATCCGCTTGAACGGTTCCTCTCACTTGTTTCAACGTACCCGATTTTACGTCCTCGTATTCCTCTTCTGTTAAAGGACGCTTCATCTCCTCTTCCTTCTTCTCCACCTGCTGACAGATAGCTGTATTCATAAACATAGCTAGTAATATTGGAGCCGGCCCATTGATCGTCATCGAAACGGAAGTCGACGGATGGCAAAGATCAAATCCCTTATACAAGAGTTTCATATCATCAAGCGTACAGACATTTACGCCGCTTTCGCCAATTTTCCCGAAGATATCCGGCCTTGGATCCGGATTTTCTCCATAAAGCGTTACAGAATCAAACGCTGTACTTAAACGCTTAGCGTCATCATCTTTTGACAAATAGTGAAAGCGGCGATTCGTTCGTTCTGGTGTTCCTTCGCCTGCGAATTGGCGCTTAGGATCTTCTCCTTTTCGTTTAAACGGAAAAACACCTGCTGTATAAGGAAACGCACCTGGCACATTTTCTTTATAAAGAAAACGAAGAACTTCCCCGTATTCTTCAACTTTTGGAAGGGCCACGCGCGGAATACGCAGTCCCGATAGGGTATCAACTTGCAGAGAGGTTTTAATTTCTTTATTTCTTATCTTTGTAATAAGTTCTTCTTGCCGATACTGACTTTTTAATTTAGGCCAGTTTTCCAGCTTTTCAATCGATTCAGCCGTTAGCCGTTTTTGATATTTCTCCTTTAGCTGAGTGAGCTCTTGCTTGGCCGTTTCTGTTTCCACTTCTTCCAAAGCACCCTCTAGCTGATAAAATTTACGCGCTGTTTGCACTTGAACATCCGTATTGCGGTGATAAGAGCGAACGCTGTTTACAATCTCCTGTAAATATTGCTGTTGATCATTAGGAATGATGGTATATTTCTTTTCACTTACGCGCTCTGATGATTTTTCTACGTGCCAAGACGTACGGCATGTTTGATGCAGATGATTTACAAGATCTTCAAATAAAATATTTGTTCCCCCGTCGTTGAACTGACTCGCAATTGTTCCGTAAATTGGCATCGTAGAGAGATTATTTTCAAACAGCTGATGATTACGCTGATATTGACGCTGCACTTGTTTTTTTGCGTCTTCGGAACCTTTTTTTTCAAATTTATTGATTACAATAAAGTCTGCGTAATCAATCATTTCAATCTTTTCTAACTGCGACGGCGCGCCAAATTCGCTTGTCATTACATACAGAGAGACGTTTGCAATATCTTTGACTTGAGCATCAGCTTGCCCGATGCCGCTTGTTTCGACAATGATAATGTCGAAACCCGCTTTTTTCACGACGGCAATTCCATCTCGAATGGCCGCCGATAGCTCATGTCCAGATGAGCGCGTGGCCAAACTTCTCATATACACACGAGGAGACGCTGCGATGTTCATGCGAATTCGATCCCCAAGAAGCGCTCCTCCGGTTTTTTGTTTAGTTGGATCGACGGATAAGACAGCTACATGAATATCTGGAATATGTTCAATAAACCTTCTTACTAATTCATCCGTAAGTGAACTTTTCCCCGCTCCTCCCGTTCCTGTGATTCCAATAACCGGTATTTTTTGATCCGTCTCGCTTTCGATTACACTTCCTCGGATTTCTTCAAGAGCGGCTGCATGCTCTTTTGTGTATTCATAGGCTTCATTTTCAGCGCATGTAATAAGCTGGGCAATTAAACGGTTATTAGCCGGCGTTAAGGTTCGATCCTTCGGCAGTGCAGGGGGATTTGTGTAATAACAATCATCGATCATGAATTGAATCATGCCTTCTAACCCCATTTTTCGTCCATCTTCCGGAGAAAAGATTTTAGAAATGCCGTAATCATGAAGCTCTTGAATCTCACTCGGAATAATGACCCCTCCTCCTCCTCCATAAATTTTAATATGAGAAGCCTGTTGTTCTTGGATTAAATCA contains the following coding sequences:
- the fsa gene encoding fructose-6-phosphate aldolase, with the protein product MKFFIDTANLDEIKEAHSLGLLAGVTTNPSLVAKENITFEDRLREITEFVEGSVSAEVIALDAEGMIREGKELAAIAPNITIKVPMTPDGLKAVKEFTSLGIKTNVTLIFSANQALMAARAGATYVSPFLGRLDDIGFNGLDLISDIADIFAIHDIPSEIIAASIRHPMHVTEAAKNGAHIATIPYKVLMQLFKHPLTNAGIDQFLADWEKRNV
- a CDS encoding class II fructose-bisphosphate aldolase, which gives rise to MPLVSMKEMLITAKEQGYAVGQFNLNNLEFTQAILQAAKEENSPVILGVSEGAARYMGGFKTVVAMVEALIEDYDVQVPVAIHLDHGSSFESCAKAIHAGFTSVMIDASHHPFEENIAITSKVVELAHFHGVSVEAELGTVGGQEDDVIAEGVIYADANECEELVNRTGIDCLAPALGSVHGPYKGEPNLGFAEMKEIGDRTGLPLVLHGGTGIPTKDIQKSVSLGTAKINVNTENQIASAKAVREVLAAQPEQYDPRKYLGPAREAIKETVQGKMREFGSSNKA
- a CDS encoding response regulator encodes the protein MLAEKILIVDDQYGIRILLTEVLQKEGYTTFQAANGFQAIDITKEQAPDLVLLDMKIPGMDGIEILKRLKQHDEAIKVIIMTAYGELDMIQEAKDLGALTHFAKPFDIDEIRKVVREYIPVKSN
- a CDS encoding DUF2529 family protein, with protein sequence MLKIFTTQLSGFFKRIEEQEEFQFEDAARILAQASVGEGFIYIYGVEEMHAITLEALSSAEPLSQAKALPLHELDQLTSVDRVLLVSRFSTDNKAMEIAERLKKRDIPFVSIAAVPKEIAEPSLTALADAHIDTKLLKPLIPGEDGSRFGFPAMMVALYAYYGLTFTLKEIVEEYE
- a CDS encoding CTP synthase; amino-acid sequence: MTKYIFVTGGVVSSLGKGITAASLGRLLKNRGLNVTIQKFDPYINVDPGTMSPYQHGEVFVTDDGAETDLDLGHYERFIDINLNRYSNVTTGKVYSTVLKKERRGDYLGGTVQVIPHITNEIKERVFRAGKETNADVVITEIGGTVGDIESLPFLEAIRQIKSDIGRDNVMYIHCTLVPYLKAAGEMKTKPTQHSVKELRSLGIQPNVIVVRTEMPISEDMKDKLALFCDIDPKAVIECADAETLYEIPLSLQEQHLDQITCDHLKLDCKEAEMTEWKALVEKVKGLSNTTKIALVGKYVELQDAYISVVEAMKHAGYAFDADVNIKWVNSEFVTKENVQDLLGDVDGILVPGGFGDRGIEGKIVATQYAREQKVPFLGICLGMQLASVEFARNVLGLEGAHSAEIAPGTNYPIIDLLPEQKDVEDLGGTLRLGLYPCKLSEDTLAYEAYQDEVVYERHRHRYEFNNEYRQQMEEKGFIFSGTSPDGRLIEIVELKDHPWFLASQFHPEFTSRPTRPQPLFREFIRASMESGQNK
- the rpoE gene encoding DNA-directed RNA polymerase subunit delta, with the protein product MSLAQYSKTDLKEMSMIEIAYALLEEKTDRQAMSFQEIIAEIKAAAEMSDQELKTRLAQFYTDINIDGRFLTVGDNHWGLRGWYPFDQAEEEVIPVAKPKKKKAKKAVVEEVEDFDDLEEDLDYEDVDDLDEEEDFEDIDELEEDEDDLAEDDFDDLEDDLDDDEEDEEDDYEDEKEK
- the icmF gene encoding fused isobutyryl-CoA mutase/GTPase IcmF; the protein is MNTSKRPLRFLTASSLFDGHDASINIMRRILQAKGVEVIHLGHNRSVEEIVNASIQEDVQGIAISSYQGGHVEYFKYMYDLIQEQQASHIKIYGGGGGVIIPSEIQELHDYGISKIFSPEDGRKMGLEGMIQFMIDDCYYTNPPALPKDRTLTPANNRLIAQLITCAENEAYEYTKEHAAALEEIRGSVIESETDQKIPVIGITGTGGAGKSSLTDELVRRFIEHIPDIHVAVLSVDPTKQKTGGALLGDRIRMNIAASPRVYMRSLATRSSGHELSAAIRDGIAVVKKAGFDIIIVETSGIGQADAQVKDIANVSLYVMTSEFGAPSQLEKIEMIDYADFIVINKFEKKGSEDAKKQVQRQYQRNHQLFENNLSTMPIYGTIASQFNDGGTNILFEDLVNHLHQTCRTSWHVEKSSERVSEKKYTIIPNDQQQYLQEIVNSVRSYHRNTDVQVQTARKFYQLEGALEEVETETAKQELTQLKEKYQKRLTAESIEKLENWPKLKSQYRQEELITKIRNKEIKTSLQVDTLSGLRIPRVALPKVEEYGEVLRFLYKENVPGAFPYTAGVFPFKRKGEDPKRQFAGEGTPERTNRRFHYLSKDDDAKRLSTAFDSVTLYGENPDPRPDIFGKIGESGVNVCTLDDMKLLYKGFDLCHPSTSVSMTINGPAPILLAMFMNTAICQQVEKKEEEMKRPLTEEEYEDVKSGTLKQVRGTVQADILKEDQGQNTCIFSTEFALKMMGDIQQYFIDEKVRNYYSVSISGYHIAEAGANPISQLAFTLANGFTYVEYYLSRGMHIDDFAPNLSFFFSNGLDPEYTVIGRVARRIWAIVMRDKYGANERSQKLKYHIQTSGRSLHAQEINFNDIRTTLQALMALHDNCNSLHTNAYDEAITTPTEESVRRAMAIQLIITKEHGLTKNENPLQGSFIIDELTDLVEEAVLAEFQRLNDRGGVLGAMEMQYQRGKIQDESMEYEMQKHTGDLPIIGVNTYINPNEEENSSVDDMQLARASKEEKNHQINQLQKFQQQHKEKREDALKRLKKAATEGENIFKELMETVKVASLGEITRALYECGGQYRRNM